Proteins found in one Neurospora crassa OR74A linkage group II, whole genome shotgun sequence genomic segment:
- the adh-1 gene encoding alcohol dehydrogenase I, variant, protein MPQFEIPEQQWAQVVEKKGGPVVFKQIPVQKPGPDEVLINVKYSGVCHTDLHAMKGDWPLATKMPLVGGHEGAGVVVAKGELVTEVEVGDHAGIKWLNGSCLACSFCMQADEPLCPHALLSGYTVDGSFQQYAIAKAAHVAKIPKGCDLETTAPVLCAGITVYKGLKESGVRPGQCVAIVGAGGGLGSMAIQYANAMGLHAIAIDGGEEKGKNCRELGAQAYVDFTTTKDLVADVKAATPDGLGPHAVILLAVSEKPFHQAVDYVRSHQDGRPQQIAGSLRLDGGGQDCRQICRRYQQIEEETGYMLRGGGVVFFIFFFPDETTNLS, encoded by the exons ATGCCTCAGTTCGAGATTCCAGAACAGCAATGGGCCCAGGTGgtcgagaagaagggcggtc CCGTCGTCTTCAAGCAGATCCCCGTTCAGAAGCCCGGCCCCGATGAGGTCCTTATCAACGTCAAGTACTCTGGCGTCTGCCATACCGATCTCCATGCCATGAAGGGTGACTGGCCCCTCGCTACCAAGATGCCTCTGGTCGGCGGCCACGAAGGCGCCGGTGTCGTCGTAGCCAAGGGTGAGCTCGTTactgaggttgaggttggcgaCCACGCCGGTATCAAGTGGCTCAACGGCTCCTGCCTGGCCTGCTCATTCTGCATGCAGGCCGACGAGCCTCTGTGCCCTCACGCCCTCCTGTCCGGCTACACTGTCGACGGTTCCTTCCAGCAATACGCTATCGCCAAGGCCGCCCACGTCGCCAAGATCCCCAAGGGGTGCGACCTCGAGACCACCGCGCCCGTCCTCTGCGCCGGTATCACCGTCTACAAGGGTCTCAAGGAGTCCGGTGTTCGTCCCGGCCAGTGCGTCGCCAtcgtcggcgccggcggtggtCTCGGCAGCATGGCCATTCAGTACGCCAACGCCATGGGCCTGCACGCCATCGCCATTGACGGTGGCgaggagaagggcaagaactGCCGCGAGCTGGGCGCCCAGGCCTACGTCGACTTCACTACTACCAAAGACCTTGTCGCGGACGTCAAGGCTGCCACCCCCGACGGCCTCGGTCCCCACGCCGTCATCCTTCTCGCCGTGTCCGAGAAGCCGTTCCACCAAGCCGTCGATTACGTCC GTTCCCATCAAGACGGTCGGCCTCAGCAAATTGCAGGAAGTCTACGACttgatggaggagggcaaGATTGTCGGCAGATATGTCGTCGATACCAGCAAATAGAGGAAGAGACAGGTTATATGTtacgcggcggcggcgttgttttttttatttttttttttcctgatGAGACGACGAATTTGTCATGA
- the adh-1 gene encoding alcohol dehydrogenase I produces the protein MPQFEIPEQQWAQVVEKKGGPVVFKQIPVQKPGPDEVLINVKYSGVCHTDLHAMKGDWPLATKMPLVGGHEGAGVVVAKGELVTEVEVGDHAGIKWLNGSCLACSFCMQADEPLCPHALLSGYTVDGSFQQYAIAKAAHVAKIPKGCDLETTAPVLCAGITVYKGLKESGVRPGQCVAIVGAGGGLGSMAIQYANAMGLHAIAIDGGEEKGKNCRELGAQAYVDFTTTKDLVADVKAATPDGLGPHAVILLAVSEKPFHQAVDYVRSRGTIICIGLPAGAKFQAPVFDTVIRMITIKGSYVGNRQDTQEALDFFARGLIKVPIKTVGLSKLQEVYDLMEEGKIVGRYVVDTSK, from the exons ATGCCTCAGTTCGAGATTCCAGAACAGCAATGGGCCCAGGTGgtcgagaagaagggcggtc CCGTCGTCTTCAAGCAGATCCCCGTTCAGAAGCCCGGCCCCGATGAGGTCCTTATCAACGTCAAGTACTCTGGCGTCTGCCATACCGATCTCCATGCCATGAAGGGTGACTGGCCCCTCGCTACCAAGATGCCTCTGGTCGGCGGCCACGAAGGCGCCGGTGTCGTCGTAGCCAAGGGTGAGCTCGTTactgaggttgaggttggcgaCCACGCCGGTATCAAGTGGCTCAACGGCTCCTGCCTGGCCTGCTCATTCTGCATGCAGGCCGACGAGCCTCTGTGCCCTCACGCCCTCCTGTCCGGCTACACTGTCGACGGTTCCTTCCAGCAATACGCTATCGCCAAGGCCGCCCACGTCGCCAAGATCCCCAAGGGGTGCGACCTCGAGACCACCGCGCCCGTCCTCTGCGCCGGTATCACCGTCTACAAGGGTCTCAAGGAGTCCGGTGTTCGTCCCGGCCAGTGCGTCGCCAtcgtcggcgccggcggtggtCTCGGCAGCATGGCCATTCAGTACGCCAACGCCATGGGCCTGCACGCCATCGCCATTGACGGTGGCgaggagaagggcaagaactGCCGCGAGCTGGGCGCCCAGGCCTACGTCGACTTCACTACTACCAAAGACCTTGTCGCGGACGTCAAGGCTGCCACCCCCGACGGCCTCGGTCCCCACGCCGTCATCCTTCTCGCCGTGTCCGAGAAGCCGTTCCACCAAGCCGTCGATTACGTCCGTTCCCGCGGAACCATCATCTGCATCGGTCTCCCCGCTGGCGCCAAGTTCCAGGCCCCCGTTTTCGACACCGTCATCCGCATGATCACCATCAAGGGCTCGTATGTCGGTAACAGGCAGGATACCCAGGAGGCCCTTGACTTCTTTGCCCGCGGCTTGATCAAGGTTCCCATCAAGACGGTCGGCCTCAGCAAATTGCAGGAAGTCTACGACttgatggaggagggcaaGATTGTCGGCAGATATGTCGTCGATACCAGCAAATAG
- a CDS encoding gamma-glutamyltranspeptidase — MLHLSPLLCGLAVLGQLGSVVIAVPLEFKYQRVIQNISSEGHRGAVASESAICSQIGIDALRKGGSAADAMVATTLCVGTIGMYHSGIGGGGFMLVRDPDGNYHTVDYRETAPAAATQDMYNDDPNASVLGARSVAIPSELRGLEYVHSKYGRLPWHDLVMPSVKIAHDGFKVTEDLVRYMASASASDDFLTRDPVWAQDFAPNGTLLGLGDTITRKRYAKTLLKIALLGADAFYTGPIADSIIALLQPLGGILTHSDLANYEASIRPALNITYRDSFRIFATDAPSSGAVTLSILKTMEQFPSLNLSSNIPLTNHRFVEAMKFAYGARQSLGDPSFITNITSFQEAMLSPQSAKFISSKILPNSTLPLSEYDPVKNYAAASHGTSHIVTADRSGLTLSSTTTINLLFGSRLMTPDTGIILNDEMDDFSQPNKNNSFGFVPSPSNFIRAGKRPLSSICPLMVEHVSNGSLWFATGAAGGSRIISSTTQVAFNVLEGLAVHPNTTDLKVKGVGGEGSVMRAAVAAPRLHDQLMPEVLLVEKGYGQDVYDDLKRRGHNVTWQAPGLSAVQAVMRFGNGTFVAASETRQVNSGGFAV; from the exons ATGC TTCACCTATCACCATTGTTATGCGGCCTAGCCGTGCTGGGCCAGCTCGGCTCCGTAGTCATCGCTGTTCCGCTGGAGTTCAAGTACCAGAGGGTGATCCAAAACATCTCTTCCGAAGGTCACCGGGGAGCCGTGGCCAGTGAGAGCGCGATATGTTCCCAGATTGGCATTGACGCCCTCCGCAAGGGTGGTTCCGCCGCCGACGCCATGGTAGCCACCACCCTCTGCGTTGGCACCATCGGCATGTACCACTCTggcatcggcggcggcggcttcatGCTGGTGCGCGACCCGGACGGCAACTACCACACGGTCGACTACCGCGAGACcgcgcccgccgccgccacccaAGACATGTATAACGACGACCCGAACGCCAGCGTGCTCGGCGCCCGCTCCGTCGCCATCCCCAGCGAGCTGCGCGGTCTCGAGTACGTGCACAGCAAGTACGGCCGTCTGCCATGGCACGACCTTGTGATGCCCTCGGTTAAGATCGCCCACGACGGCTTCAAGGTAACGGAGGATCTGGTCCGGTACATGGCCAGCGCCTCGGCGTCGGACGACTTTCTGACCCGTGACCCCGTCTGGGCCCAAGATTTCGCTCCCAACGGCACCCTTCTCGGGCTCGGCGACACCATTACGCGGAAACGGTACGCCAAGACGCTCCTTAAGATCGCCCTCCTCGGCGCCGACGCCTTCTACACCGGCCCGATTGCCGACTCCatcatcgccctcctccagccGCTCGGTGGCATCCTCACCCACTCCGACCTCGCCAACTACGAGGCCTCCATCAGGCCCGCGCTGAACATCACCTACCGGGACTCCTTCCGCATCTTCGCCACCGACGCACCTTCTTCGGGAGCCGTAACCCTCTCCATCCTCAAAACCATGGAACAATTTCcctccctcaacctctcCTCCAACATCCCCCTAACCAACCACCGCTTCGTCGAAGCCATGAAGTTCGCCTACGGCGCCCGCCAATCCCTCGGCGACCCATCCttcatcaccaacatcaccTCCTTTCAGGAAGCCATGCTCTCCCCCCAAAGCGCCAAGTTCATCTCTTCCAAAATCCTCCCCAACTccaccctccccctctccgAGTACGACCCAGTAAAGAACTACGCCGCCGCTTCCCACGGCACTTCGCACATTGTCACGGCCGACCGGTCCGGTCTAACCCTCTCGTCCACCACGACGATCAACCTCCTCTTCGGCAGTCGCCTGATGACGCCTGACACGGGCATCATCCTCAACGACGAGATGGATGATTTCAGCCAgcccaacaagaacaactcGTTTGGCTTCGTCCCTTCCCCCTCCAACTTTATTCGCGCCGGCAAACGTCCGCTGTCGAGTATCTGTCCCTTGATGGTCGAGCATGTGAGCAACGGCAGCTTGTGGTTCGCCACGGGAGCTGCCGGAGGAAGCAGGATCATTTCCAGTACCACGCAGGTGGCGTTTAATGTGCTCGAGGGACTTGCTGTCCATCCGAATACGACCGACTTGAAGGTCAAGGgggtgggtggtgagggaaGCGTGAtgcgggcggcggtggcggcgccgCGGTTGCACGATCAGTTGATGCCTGAGGTGTTGCTGGTTGAGAAAGGGTATGGACAAGATGTATACGATGAtttgaagaggaggggacACAATGTGACTTGGCAGGCGCCAGGGCTGAGTGCGGTGCAGGCTGTGATGAGGTTTGGGAATGGAACGTTTGTGGCGGCGAGTGAGACTAGGCAGGTCAATAGTGGTGGGTTTGCTGTTTAG
- the ncw-2 gene encoding non-anchored cell wall protein 2 — translation MKTSAVTLGFFAALTTAYSHPRHMHYRRFNTTLPAVSSVEAVASSSEAAAVASSSAVDLSTGLGAVSTGLPLSTGVPLSTGVHSFLDAVNATATVPGAQPLTTLTVIATSIETITSCAASITNCPARTEELAALPTEALATTVVTRTAHLTTTVCPVADASSISSSVLAGASSTGISPSLLSSVAPTTASAAVTSAPIFSNSTTVPAAAASSGLTTLTVIATAVETITSCAASITNCPARTEDLATLPTEALATTVVTRTAHLTTTVCPVAEASSISSSVFHQASSSGIKVTSTAVETLTTPKAVTITLGGNGNGNGNTRVITTTVMSTIENTVVKTITMTNANPLVESTSAANAVGGGSPATSAAGAEIDTTYTMTTTTIGTKTVTVGVGATVTSVATQTASPDSGSGSGTGSGSGNGNGNGSGNGSGSGNGNGNGNGNGNGNGSGSGSGSGSGSGLDSGACQCPAAVTVTAAAAGSNCPTGAAAMTVTVPASTVTLPASTVYVTMTAPSAVNNEASGAASTTAAAPAATTTAAAAIGNNGTDLSGSNGSGDDESCPPDEDTAGEAEGEGEDDSCPDEAETSTASAAASATLAPFPAGNSTLPAAPTGTAVYLDKI, via the coding sequence ATGAAGACCTCCGCCGTTACCCTCGGCTTCTTTGCCGCCCTCACAACCGCCTACTCTCATCCTCGCCATATGCACTACCGCCGCTTCAACACCACTCTTCCCGCCGTCAGTTCTGTCGAAGCCGTAGCTAGCTCCTCCGAGGCTGCTGCCGttgcctcttcttcggccGTCGATCTTTCCACTGGGCTTGGTGCTGTCTCGACCGGTCTTCCTCTTTCAACTGGGGTCCCCCTTTCTACTGGAGTGCATAGCTTCCTCGATGCCGTCAATGCTACGGCTACCGTCCCCGGAGCTCAGCCTCTCACCACCCTTACCGTTATCGCCACTTCGATCGAGACCATCACTTCGTGTGCtgcctccatcaccaactgCCCTGCCAGGACTGAGGAACTTGCTGCCCTTCCCACCGAGGCTCTCGCCACTACGGTCGTCACCCGCACCGCTcatctcaccaccaccgtctgcCCCGTTGCTGATGCttcgtccatctcctccagcGTTCTTGCCGGGGCTTCGAGCACTGGCATCAGCCCCTCCCTCCTGTCCTCGGTTGCTCCCACAACTGCCTCTGCCGCGGTTACTTCCGCTCCCATCTTCAGCAACTCTACCACTGttccggctgctgctgcgtcaTCCGGTCTCACCACTCTTACCGTGATTGCTACCGCGGTTGAGACCATCACTTCGTGTGCtgcctccatcaccaactgCCCCGCCAGGACCGAGGACTTGGCCACTCTCCCCACCGAGGCTCTTGCCACCACCGTTGTCACCCGCACCGCTcatctcaccaccaccgtctgcCCTGTAGCCGaggcctcctccatctcctccagcGTTTTCCACCAGGCCTCCAGCAGCGGCATCAAGGTTACTTCGACCGCCGTCGAGACTCTCACCACCCCCAAGGCCGTCACCATCACCCtcggcggcaacggcaacggtaACGGCAACACTCgcgtcatcaccaccactgtcATGTCTACCATCGAGAACACCGTCGTCAAGACCATCACCATGACCAACGCCAACCCCCTTGTCGAATCCACTTCCGCCGCTAATGCCGTCGGTGGCGGCAGCCCCGCTacttctgctgctggtgccgaGATTGATACCACTTACaccatgaccaccaccaccatcggcaCCAAGACTGTTACTGTTGGCGTGGGCGCCACCGTCACCTCGGTCGCCACCCAGACTGCTTCTCCCGACTCTGGCTCCGGCTCTGGCACTGGATCTGGTtccggcaacggcaacggtaACGGCTCTGGTAACGGCTCTGGCTCCGgtaacggcaacggcaacggcaacggcaacggcaacggcaacggttctggctctggctctggctctggctctggctccggTCTCGACTCCGGCGCCTGCCAATGCCCCGCCGCCGTCACCGtcaccgctgccgctgccggtAGCAACTGCCCCActggcgccgccgccatgaCCGTCACTGTTCCCGCCTCCACTGTCACTCTTCCCGCCTCCACCGTCTACGTGACCATGACCGCTCCTTCCGCCGTCAACAACGAGGCCTCTGGCGCTGCCTCCACcactgccgccgcccccgccgccactaccactgccgctgctgctatTGGTAACAACGGCACTGACCTCTCTGGCTCCAACGGCTCCGGTGATGACGAGTCCTGCCCTCCCGATGAGGATACCGCTGGCGAGGCtgagggtgagggtgaggatGATTCTTGCCCCGATGAGGCCGAGACTTCCACCGCCTCCGCTGCTGCCTCTGCCACGCTGGCTCCTTTCCCGGCTGGCAACAGCACGCTTCCCGCGGCGCCTACTGGTACCGCGGTGTATCTTGACAAGATCTAA
- a CDS encoding ATP-binding cassette protein has translation MAPSLSKPVLPVFRDRTVKGIITQLTSMYLDNRTRISRAVYITLFVALVNRVRHAIAEQKAASVRDAAKRAERQGTTASTSDDALGGKKKKVELNRDFFRSLLRLLKIVVPGWRSKETRLLISHSFFLVLRTLISLKVAAMDGAIVKALVKGNGREFITRIVYWMLIAVPATFTNSMLSYHQAELSLKYRTRLTQYIHDKYLSQLTFYGISALDDRIKNPDQLIAVDVAKFSNSLAELYSNLAKPILDMTIYTFSLSKSVGGEGVVFMSLLVQLSANVMRALTPPFGKYVAEEARLEGEFRFQHSRLIDHSEEVALYAGHEAEKDTLDKGYFTLIKHVNYILRRRFYHSFMEDFVIKYFWGALGLMLCSVPVFVKLPGQLQMNMGDRTETFVTNRRMLLSASDAFGRIMFSYREIMELAGYTSRVSSLLEVMDDIQNGHFEKKLVSSSGTEDNEAVLKGRGKVVESRDIEFIDVPIISPNGDVLVKALSFKLRAGDHLLVVGPNGCGKSSLFRILGGLWPVYGGTVHKPPFTDIFYIPQRPYLSRGSLRQQIIYPDGLRTMRAKGVTDADLLAILKVLNLEHLLQLYPEGWDAEAEWRDVLSGGLQQRVAMARLFYHKPRYAILDECTSSVTLETEKVMYDNAKALGITLMTVSHRRSLWKYHTHILQFDGQGKFVFTKLDAEKRLELEDEKEDLDVLLRQVPELERRIAELTAE, from the exons ATGGCGCCCTCACTCTCCAAACCCGTTCTCCCTGTGTTTCGGGATCGCACCGTCAAGGGCATCATCACCCAGCTCACGTCCATGTACCTCGACAACCGCACCCGCATCTCACGCGCCGTCTACATCACCTTGTTCGTCGCCCTCGTCAACCGCGTCCGCCACGCCATCGCCGAGCAAAAGGCTGCCTCCGTTCGCGACGCCGCCAAGCGCGCCGAGCGCCAGGGCACCACGGCCTCGACCTCGGACGATGCCTTGggcggcaagaagaagaaagtggAGCTGAACCGCGACTTCTTTCGCTCGCTGTTGCGGTTGCTCAAGATCGTTGTGCCCGGCTGGCGCAGCAAGGAGACGAGGCTGTTAATCAGCCATAGTTTCTTCTTGGTGCTGAGGACGCTGATCTCGCTCAAGGTGGCGGCTATGGATGGTGCGATTGTCAAGGCGCTGGTCAAGGGTAACGGAAGGGAGTTTATCACGAGGATTGTGTATTGGATGTTGATTGCGGTGCCGGCCACATTTACAAATTCTATG CTTTCATACCACCAAGCCGAACTGTCGTTAAAGTATAGGACGAGATTGACGCAGTATATCCACGACAAGTACCTTTCGCAGCTGACCTTTTACGGTATCTCTGCGCTAGATGACAGGATCAAGAACCCCGATCAGCTCATTGCGGTTGATGTGGCCAAGTTCTCCAATAGTCTGGCAGAGTTGTACAGCAATTTGGCTAAGCCGATCCTTGATATG ACAATCTACACCTTCTCGCTATCAAAGAGCGTCGGTGGAGAGGGTGTCGTATTCATGTCCCTTCTAGTTCAACTTTCCGCAAACGTCATGCGAGCGCTAACACCGCCCTTTGGCAAATATGTTGCTGAAGAAGCGAGACTAGAGGGCGAATTCCGCTTCCAGCACTCCAGACTGATAGACCACAGTGAAGAGGTCGCCCTATACGCTGGTCACGAAGCCGAGAAGGACACGCTAGACAAGGGCTATTTCACCTTGATCAAGCACGTCAACTACATCTTGCGCCGGCGCTTCTACCACAGTTTCATGGAAGATTTCGTTATCAAGTACTTCTGGGGCGCACTGGGCCTGATGCTCTGCAGTGTTCCCGTTTTCGTCAAGCTACCAGGCCAGCTCCAGATGAATATGGGTGATCGCACCGAGACGTTCGTGACAAACCGGAGAATGCTCCTGTCGGCTTCGGACGCCTTTGGCCGCATCATGTTCTCGTACAGGGAGATCATGGAGCTGGCGGGCTACACATCCCGCGTCTCGTCACTGCTGGAGGTCATGGACGACATTCAGAACGGACACTTTGAGAAGAAGCTGGTGTCTAGTTCGGGTACAGAGGATAACGAAGCTGTGCTCAAGGGCAGAGGTAAAGTGGTGGAGAGTAGGGATATCGAGTTTATCGATGT CCCTATCATCTCCCCCAACGGTGACGTCCTCGTCAAAGCCCTCTCCTTCAAGCTCAGAGCAGGTGAccacctcctcgtcgtcggccCCAACGGCTGCGGCAAGTCCTCCCTCTTCCGCATCCTCGGCGGTCTCTGGCCCGTCTACGGCGGTACCGTCCACAAGCCGCCCTTTACCGACATCTTTTACATCCCGCAGCGTCCCTACCTCTCTCGGGGATCCCTGCGCCAGCAAATCATCTACCCGGACGGCCTGCGCACCATGCGCGCCAAGGGCGTCACCGACGCCGACCTGCTCGCCATCCTTAAGGTCCTCAACCTCGAGCACCTGCTCCAGCTCTACCCGGAAGGGTGGGACGCCGAGGCCGAGTGGCGCGATGTTTTGTCGGGCGGCCTCCAGCAGCGCGTCGCCATGGCCAGGCTGTTCTACCATAAGCCCCGCTATGCCATCTTGGACGAGTGCACGAGCAGCGTGACACTTGAAACGGAGAAGGTTATGTATGACAATGCCAAGGCACTGGGCATCACGCTCATGACGGTGTCGCATCGTCGTAGCTTGTGGAAGTACCATACCCACATTTTGCAGTTTGATGGGCAGGGCAAGTTTGTATTTACGAAGCTGGATGCGGAGAAGaggctggagctggaggatgAGAAAGAGGATTTGGATGTGTTATTGAGGCAGGTGCCTgagttggagaggaggattgCTGAGTTGACTGCTGAGTAA